From Coffea arabica cultivar ET-39 chromosome 9c, Coffea Arabica ET-39 HiFi, whole genome shotgun sequence, one genomic window encodes:
- the LOC113708639 gene encoding uncharacterized protein: protein MERNVGKGMMGQPKNYEQVRYSSVETRAEGIGSANQRFFQDPASSINTNIRPPEFGIPVVARPVLNYSIQTGEEFALEFMRDRVNPRQQFIPNASGAEHSGASSYTDLKGILGITSTGSESGSEVSMIPSAGKSQVQVHQRNNSMATEEKDFYQPVQTVIRSSSGNNISHGVHNRGQPRSVDTSAAKLKFLCSFGGKIMPRPSDGKLRYVGGETRIVRVNRDISWEELLQKTMAIYNQTRVIKYQLPGEDLDALVSVSCNEDLRNMIDECNVLEEGGSQKPRMFLFSPSDLDDSQLSLGSMEGDSEFQYVVAVNGMDFGSRRNSIGLASTSGNNLDELLGFSVERESSRVAADLTGSNTAQPMDEMYVSSQSSQTMEQSLSHAFESNPHSYHGNKVLGEVEMRLLPNFQQRESLPKTDGQSFVQSSATLQYTYNSHGSHQPVNVENLVPHSSQGHIVRQGGLTQEQPYVSLLINKPEPLATEMKINRDNSIKKKSESYTDQSVDNDVLVKETKMRRENSTQRITETEKMQPSGGKNIVSSTQHDFYASDLASKDEASVARSAEHPGPAAVHLKTSEKDQEPLQNSVTPEAFEEEKADKFNEEGHLYLSGKASANGCGDLDTHPTDASHEPQVLAQRIFRSERIPREQAGLNRLSKSDDSSSAQFLITHTQSDVAQHFTESVDRLHERNADGTESSDKMQERNVASQTEKFLPSGKPQHHHLPATGNKREVTEKSIEADSKATFPNSSISQEASGSNLQKSEQKAPVIPEKEISSSSCLAASQGISEKVHDESTAKLMELPLGEIAAIKMDPSTKKVQILPTVGKEHPVAASPEEKPSTSVSVQEQGDILIDINDRFHPHFLSDMFSKAKIDGTRVAPLPSDGNGLSLTMENHEPKRWSFFQKLAQDDFVRRDVSLIDQDHVGFSPRTNVEDVSVDYSYAPSRDVGVAVGHIDSRINFGSDVQQQSRGFVEPNTMNVPTDYNPSQTTSLQSMQFDGPMNSRIPESDYQDEKIEAQHAGFPLIDLSLVDFDPSSLQIIMNEDLEELRELGSGTFGTVYHGKWRGTDVAIKRIKKSCFTGRSSEQERLTVEFWREAEILSKLHHPNVVAFYGVVQDGPGGTLATVTEFMVNGSLRHVLLSKDRHLDRRKRLTIAMDAAFGMEYLHSKNIVHFDLKCDNLLVNLKDPSRPICKVGDFGLSKIKRNTLVTGGVRGTLPWMAPELLNGSSSKVSEKVDVFSFGIVLWEILTGEEPYANMHYGAIIGGIVNNTLRPPVPSYCDPDWTLLMEQCWAPDPAARPSFTEIARRLRLMSTAGPTRTQGYTKQNQLSK from the exons ATGGAGAGAAATGTGGGAAAAGGTATGATGGGCCAGCCAAAAAACTATGAACAGGTCAGATACAGTTCTGTGGAAACCAGAGCTGAAGGAATTGGTTCTGCAAATCAAAGATTTTTCCAGGATCCTGCCAGTTCTATTAACACTAACATAAGACCACCTGAGTTTGGTATACCAGTTGTAGCTAGACCTGTTTTGAACTATTCCATTCAGACCGGCGAGGAGTTTGCTCTTGAATTTATGCGTGACAGGGTAAATCCAAGGCAGCAATTCATCCCGAATGCTTCTGGTGCCGAACACAGTGGTGCATCCTCTTATACAGATTTGAAGGGAATCCTGGGAATAACTAGTACTGGTTCTGAGAGTGGGTCAGAAGTCTCCATGATTCCCTCAGCAGGAAAGAGTCAAGTTCAGGTTCATCAAAGAAACAATTCTATGGCAACTGAAGAAAAGGATTTCTATCAGCCAGTGCAGACGGTAATTCGAAGCTCATCTGGAAATAACATTAGTCATGGTGTTCATAATCGGGGTCAACCTCGATCTGTGGATACTTCAGCAGCAAAATTGAAGTTTCTCTGCAGCTTTGGTGGTAAAATCATGCCTCGTCCCAGTGATGGAAAGTTGAGATATGTGGGCGGTGAAACGCGTATAGTTCGGGTAAACAGAGATATATCTTGGGAGGAGCTTTTGCAGAAAACCATGGCAATCTACAATCAAACTCGTGTGATTAAATACCAGCTTCCTGGAGAGGATCTCGATGCTTTGGTGTCAGTCTCCTGCAATGAGGACCTACGAAATATGATTGACGAATGTAATGTGCTTGAAGAAGGTGGCTCGCAGAAACCTAGGATGTTTCTGTTTTCACCCAGTGACTTGGATGATTCTCAGCTTAGCCTTGGAAGCATGGAAGGTGATTCTGAGTTTCAGTATGTTGTTGCTGTGAATGGCATGGACTTTGGCTCAAGAAGAAACTCTATCGGTCTGGCAAGCACATCAGGAAACAATTTGGATGAGTTGCTGGGTTTCAGTGTTGAAAGGGAGTCCAGTCGAGTTGCAGCAGACTTGACTGGTAGTAATACTGCACAACCAATGGATGAGATGTATGTTTCTAGTCAATCTTCTCAAACCATGGAGCAGAGTTTATCGCATGCTTTTGAGTCTAATCCTCATAGTTACCACGGTAATAAAGTACTAGGAGAGGTTGAGATGCGTCTGTTACCCAATTTTCAACAGAGAGAGAGTCTCCCCAAGACAGATGGCCAAAGCTTTGTTCAGTCTTCTGCTACATTGCAGTATACTTATAATTCTCACGGATCCCACCAACCAGTCAATGTAGAAAACTTGGTTCCACATTCTAGCCAAGGGCATATTGTCCGACAGGGTGGTCTTACACAAGAGCAGCCATATGTCAGCTTGCTAATAAACAAACCAGAACCATTAGCAACTGAGATGAAAATTAATAGGGATAACTCAATCAAGAAGAAATCTGAATCTTATACAGATCAATCTGTAGATAACGATGTACTTGTCAAGGAGACAAAGATGAGGAGAGAGAATTCAACTCAGAGAATTACTGAAACTGAGAAAATGCAGCCTTCAGGAGGCAAGAACATTGTTTCTTCAACACAGCATGACTTTTATGCTTCAGATTTGGCTTCTAAAGATGAAGCATCAGTCGCCCGTTCTGCAGAGCATCCAGGGCCTGCAGCAGTACATTTGAAAACTAGTGAAAAGGACCAGGAACCTTTACAGAACTCAGTGACTCCTGAAGCATTTGAGGAAGAGAAAGCAGATAAGTTCAATGAAGAGGGTCATCTTTATTTATCTGGTAAAGCATCTGCCAATGGCTGTGGTGATTTAGATACCCATCCAACTGATGCTAGCCATGAACCACAAGTGCTTGCTCAGCGGATTTTTCGTTCAGAAAGAATACCAAGAGAACAAGCAGGGTTAAATCGTCTATCCAAATCTGATGATTCCTCTAGTGCCCAGTTTCTGATAACACACACGCAATCTGATGTTGCCCAGCATTTCACTGAATCAGTTGATCGGTTGCATGAAAGGAATGCAGATGGCACGGAATCATCTGACAAGATGCAGGAAAGAAATGTAGCCTCACAGACTGAGAAATTTTTACCTTCTGGTAAACCTCAGCACCATCATTTGCCTGCCACTGGAAACAAACGGGAAGTTACAGAGAAGTCCATTGAGGCAGATAGTAAAGCCACTTTTCCAAATTCCAGTATTAGTCAAGAAGCTTCTGGGTCAAATCTTCAGAAGTCTGAGCAAAAAGCTCCTGTAATTCCTGAAAAGGAAATTTCTAGTTCAAGTTGTCTTGCTGCTAGCCAAGGGATTTCTGAGAAAGTTCATGATGAGTCTACTGCCAAGTTAATGGAGCTTCCCTTGGGTGAGATAGCTGCCATAAAAATGGACCCAAGTACCAAAAAGGTTCAAATATTGCCTACTGTTGGAAAAGAGCATCCAGTTGCAGCTAGTCCCGAAGAAAAGCCTTCTACTAGTGTCAGTGTCCAAGAGCAAGGGGACATCCTTATTGACATTAATGATCGATTTCATCCTCATTTCTTGTCTGATATGTTTTCAAAGGCTAAGATAGACGGCACAAGGGTTGCTCCACTGCCTAGTGATGGAAATGGGTTGAGCTTAACTATGGAGAATCATGAACCTAAGCGCTGGTCATTCTTCCAGAAGTTGGCCCAAGATGATTTTGTGAGAAGAGATGTCTCTCTTATCGATCAGGACCATGTTGGTTTCTCACCACGTACTAATGTTGAAGATGTATCAGTGGACTATAGCTATGCACCTTCTAGAGATGTTGGAGTTGCAGTGGGTCATATTGATTCTCGAATAAATTTTGGTTCTGATGTTCAGCAGCAATCTCGTGGTTTTGTTGAACCTAATACTATGAATGTGCCTACAGATTACAATCCTTCTCAGACCACTAGCCTACAGAGCATGCAGTTTGATGGTCCAATGAATTCAAGGATACCCGAGAGTGATTATCAG GATGAGAAGATAGAAGCTCAGCATGCAGGCTTTCCTCTTATTGACCTCTCCCTGGTAGACTTTGATCCTAGTAGCTTGCAG ATCATCATGAATGAAGATCTTGAAGAGTTAAGGGAATTGGGATCTGGAACATTTGGGACTGTGTACCATGGAAAATGGAGGGGAACAGATGTTGCCATTAAGAGGATAAAGAAGAGCTGTTTCACTGGTCGGTCATCAGAGCAGGAGAGATTG ACTGTAGAGTTCTGGCGTGAAGCTGAAATCCTCTCAAAGCTTCATCATCCAAATGTGGTGGCATTTTATGGTGTAGTGCAAGATGGTCCTGGTGGAACACTTGCAACAGTCACTGAGTTCATGGTGAATGGTTCCCTCAGACATGTCTTGCTCTCAAAGGACCG GCATCTTGATCGTCGTAAGCGGCTGACAATTGCGATGGATGCAGCTTTTGGAATGGAATATTTGCACTCCAAGAATATTGTGCACTTTGATTTGAAATGTGATAACTTGCTTGTCAACTTGAAGGATCCTTCTCGCCCTATCTGCAAG GTGGGTGACTTTGGGctgtcaaaaatcaaaagaaatacCTTGGTTACTGGTGGTGTTAGGGGAACGCTTCCATGGATGGCTCCAGAACTATTGAATGGCAGCAGTAGTAAGGTTTCTGAAAAG gTTGATGTCTTCTCCTTTGGAATTGTACTTTGGGAGATTCTTACTGGTGAAGAACCTTATGCCAATATGCATTACGGAGCAATCATAG GGGGTATAGTGAACAACACATTGAGGCCACCTGTGCCAAGCTACTGTGACCCTGATTGGACATTACTCATGGAACAGTGTTGGGCTCCAGATCCTGCTGCACGTCCATCATTCACTGAAATTGCCAGACGCTTACGCTTGATGTCTACAGCAGGTCCGACTAGAACACAAGGTTATACGAAACAAAACCAGTTATCCAAGTGA